The nucleotide window CGTCACTCCCCGATGCTCGGCGAGCAACAATCAACATTTTGAGTTTGCCTACTTACTCGCTCATCAAGCCGCAGGAGTACCGTGCGGTATTCGTACAGACTGCGAACGGCTGACCCCAGGAACGGCCAGTTTACCGGCGCACCTGGATTGGTCCGCTACGATGGAGAATTGTGCCTGGCCGCGACTCCCCCCTCATGATCTTTTCTTCACAACTCCCGAGGTGCTTGGTGAGGCCGCTCAGCGGAGCCTGCATCACGCGCACGTTGGGGCTCGAAAAGCGTTGAAGACAATGTCTCTTCGCAACTGCCGTTGAGACCCAGCCAGAAAGACTTCCAGCTTGATGGATGATGAATGATGCGGGGACATGTCTGAGACAGACGCTCGCGGCAGTGGAGGAGGCTGCTGGGCGGAAGGCCGGGCGGCTCTCGtgatgcctgcctgcggcGACGTGTCTACAGGCTCTGggtaagtacctacctactgtAGCCGAGGcacctactacctacctaagCTTCCGGGTATCGTCAGGTGCTAGCtttagtacctacctatacTGTACGGTAGGCTCGTAGTAGTTACTACTAatagtagcagtagcagcagtagcagcagcataATCATCACATTGGGCTACCTTGGTACCCCTACCTACCttgtaggtaggtagctgGGCGAGGCTGCGGCCATCGAATCTTGCACCAGACCGGTCCTCTATGCGGCCCGTGTCGAGTCTATCCTCCGCCGAAGCCCTTGCGCACCCGCTGCGAACTAGTGATCCTGCATCCCACGGCAAGGACTTGGTACGCGATGATTTTTAgccccccaccaccatcaaccGTCACTCACTCTTCACAAAGTTCGGGCGAGGGGGGGCGCAAATGACCTGCAGCCAGTGTCAGACGTCAACGACTGCCTaacggcgcagcagccaacACCGGCCAAAGCCCAGTCAAAAGCCGGTTTTACAAAGCCCCTTGCCTGAACGGCTACGGCTGTAAGTACGTAGCCCCGCAATAGCTTCATTCGTACAATCCCGTTGTTGGCGTCGCCCAAAGTGTGCGCGCAGTCTGCGTCGGGGGCCGCGTCAAcatcgccagcgccgtcttACTTGTTACGttgggggtgggggaggcgATACTCGCCACCAGCTGTACCGTCAAACGCCTCTTGCTTCTGCGACTCAATCTCGTTTGAACCCGCCCGTGTCAACGCCCGACCGGCCGCAACAGGATATTCCCACTGCGGCCCCATCACACTTTCGGGCCCGTGCAGCTGTTCAGCCACCAGGGCTCAATGGACAATGGCGTATTGTTGTTGGTCAGCGTTGTGCGCCTGACAACCTATTGTGAACGCGTCTTACCACCACCCGCGGACGTAGCCTAGATAGTCTTCTGCCGCGCTCATGTGTCAACCGCCCGTCAGTCATTCTTGGTATTCGAATAGTCTTGGCGGGCATGGGTTCCGTAGGTGATTGGCATCAAGCCCGGCACGGCTGTTTATGGGGCACCGAGAGGAATACAAGAATGCTTTATCAGACATGCCCTCACGTCTTGAGACAAAGTTCGCCAACCCCAGCGATCGTCCCAGAGTTGTGAACGTCGATACAAATGAGTGTCAACCCGCCTATAACACACTCTCCCGAATTATAGGGCTAGAGGTCTGGAGCTCGCCCCTTTCCATGGCTCAGTTCAGGTTCCAAcctgccgccgacctcaAAGGTCTGCCCGTCGAGCTCAGTTTGCTTatcctcgacaagctcccCGACATTCGGACCCTTACAAATGCTGCATATGCGGTGCCGTCACTCTATAACACGTTGTTAGCCGACGATGCATCCATCTCCACGCGTATCTTGCATAGGGAACTGCCCGACTACCTCTGGACACATGCAATTGTTGCCCACCTTGCCCGGCGGCTGgcccgcagcagcggtggATTTGATAGCTTGGAAACGAGTTCTGATATAGACTCCCTCGTCGACAGCTTTCGTTCCCTTCGAGACGATGCACCCGCCTACAGAGCAACTCGTCTCGAAGCCGTCGCTATTCTGCGCACCTACGGCAGGGTTGTTGAACTCCGAAATCTCTTTGTAAAAGACTGTCCGTACACCAAGAGCCAAGAGCTCATCCCGCTGCGAGATTCTCTTCAACGACAACCCCCCGAGTCTTCCGAGCTGGAGCGGATCGAACGAACAATATACATGTTTGACATTATATCGTCTCTCTGCAAAGGCATGGTTTTCGGCAACCCAGGCGATGCAGCGTACGTATCCAAGTGCTACGAAAAAGTGTCGGCTCTCCAAAAGGCACTGGTGGAACGGCTGATGGCGCCGTGGGAGCTGTATCAGGTCTTGCACGTGCAGGCGTACTTTCGACGTGCTCTCTACGGGCTTGGTATTGTCATCCTTAAGG belongs to Purpureocillium takamizusanense chromosome 1, complete sequence and includes:
- a CDS encoding uncharacterized protein (EggNog:ENOG503PY7T), whose protein sequence is MAQFRFQPAADLKGLPVELSLLILDKLPDIRTLTNAAYAVPSLYNTLLADDASISTRILHRELPDYLWTHAIVAHLARRLARSSGGFDSLETSSDIDSLVDSFRSLRDDAPAYRATRLEAVAILRTYGRVVELRNLFVKDCPYTKSQELIPLRDSLQRQPPESSELERIERTIYMFDIISSLCKGMVFGNPGDAAYVSKCYEKVSALQKALVERLMAPWELYQVLHVQAYFRRALYGLDRDEHLTERVLPGMLVGGIDFVHQALCVVGKAGIDDFILGLEKRLLREPQNIFGVLVSRGIHQTWTRMNAKTFDHYRPFCHDGDRAGYQSWKNLENLYQRFTLDNDPSILDLFHNWVAAKEGRIDLMAASLWNDGRWDDIELAIHPPRADWWKGIKHHWNSMAVGFQVLTDPAIVTIKE